A window of the Trichoplusia ni isolate ovarian cell line Hi5 chromosome 4, tn1, whole genome shotgun sequence genome harbors these coding sequences:
- the LOC113492618 gene encoding zinc finger CCCH-type with G patch domain-containing protein — protein MEDLQLSLNQYEEQLTMVNTTLESVTDDAEKESILTLQSDLQQLIQLTKENLDAMTKDSQNVDSEPSESKNELDDEYALFMQEMEQSGAYEPTDRDKAEPGQGEEGNDSDIEDELSTLLGMKCAVYHTHKWGGQPGLYNAMVSAIIPRQDDDQFKDLQVRVLFTHPTHAEMLPCPFFLDGECKFSDEQCRYSHGALVRLSDLKEAIEPDFSCLKVGSRILMKLKPPDNEDIGKTKKSTEKYHLWHRGVIRSMDSEKQTCSVKLEQGVHAGDKRKQGPDEHIVKIEEICPLNTENEEDSDSDDSLSDTEYPQSKIKCESTTEVDNRALLVEKSLLNGNNSRMGEWERHTRGMGSKLMMAMGYIPGTGLGAASDGRVQPVEARVLPVGKSLDQCMAISEKNAAQDPLKVEQKLRRLQKREEERNKRAYEREKERERRNVFNFLNKTLGDKADQDNEPESTLDVKQSSSKDLNIEQFKITEDKKRIERDIIKLNSSLAKYAPNSNGYRSINMQIIEKNKELGTLTQKEKQITKEQAHRKDKQKMTVF, from the exons CAGAAAAAGAATCAATATTAACTTTACAGTCAGACTTGCAACAACTCATTCAATTAACTAAAGAGAACCTGGATGCAATGACTAAAGACAGTCAAAATGTTGACTCGGAGCCTTCTGAATCTAAGAATGAACTAGATGAcgaatatgcactctttatg CAAGAGATGGAGCAAAGTGGAGCTTATGAACCTACTGATAGAGATAAGGCTGAACCAGGCCAGGGCGAAGAAGGCAATGACAGTGATATTGAG GATGAGTTGTCTACACTTTTGGGCATGAAGTGTGCTGTCTACCATACACACAAGTGGGGAGGTCAACCAGGCCTCTACAATGCCATGGTCAGTGCAATCATACCAAGACAAGATGATGACCAGTTCAAAGACCTTCAA GTCCGAGTTTTATTCACACATCCAACACATGCTGAGATGTTGCCTTGCCCGTTCTTCTTGGATGGTGAATGTAAATTCAGTGATGAACAATGTAG ATACTCACATGGTGCTTTAGTAAGACTATCAGATTTAAAAGAAGCTATTGAACCTGATTTCAGTTGCCTTAAAGTTGGAAGTAGAATACTAATGAAATTGAAACCGCCTGATAATGAG GATataggtaaaacaaaaaaatcaacagaaaaatatcatttgtGGCATAGAGGAGTAATAAGGAGCATGGATTCAGAAAAACAAACTTGTTCAGTTAAGCTGGAACAAGGAGTCCATGCTGGTGATAAACGTAAACAAGGGCCAGATGAACACATAGttaaaattgaagaaatatgCCCATTGAATA cTGAAAATGAAGAAGACAGTGACTCAGATGACAGTCTAAGCGACACAGAATATCctcaaagtaaaattaaatgtgaaagcACTACAGAAGTCGACAACCGCGCACTTCTTGTGGAAAAAAGTCTCCTAAATGGAAACAATTCACGTATGGGAGAATGGGAGCGCCATACTAGA GGTATGGGTTCCAAATTAATGATGGCTATGGGCTATATTCCGGGGACTGGACTAGGAGCGGCGAGCGACGGACGGGTGCAGCCGGTTGAAGCCCGAGTGTTACCTGTTGGTAAAAGTCTTGACCAATGTATGGCCATTTCCGAAAAGAATGCAGCTCAAGATCCCTTGAAG gTTGAGCAAAAGCTTAGAAGATTACAGAAAAGAGAAGAGGAACGTAACAAAAGAGCGTACGAGCGTGAAAAAGAGAGAGAGCgaagaaatgtatttaatttccTTAACAAAACTTTAGGAGATAAGGCAGACCAAGACAATGAGCCTGAATCAACCCTCGATGTGAAACAGTCCTCGAGTAAGGACTTAAACATCGAGCAATTTAAAATTACGGAAGATAAGAAGAGGATTGAGCGTGACATCATAAAACTTAACAGCTCTCTGGCAAAATACGCGCCTAATTCTAATGGCTACAGAAGTATTAACATGCAGATcatagagaaaaataaagaactcGGCACcctaacacaaaaagaaaagcaaataacTAAGGAACAAGCACACagaaaagacaaacaaaaaatgacAGTTTTTTAA